The following proteins are co-located in the Haloplanus sp. HW8-1 genome:
- the hemG gene encoding protoporphyrinogen oxidase: MTVGIVGAGITGLALSQYCRERGVDAVAYEASADPGGVIGSERVDGRVLEHGPQRTRLTPEIEALVDDCGLRSDLLVADTDLPLYVYADGRLRRVPFSPREFLSTDLLSTRGKLRLLAEPLTGGARDDETAADYFVRKFGTEAYHNLVEPLFGGIYGSDPAEMPGKYALRTVRKMERSGSLVWAAVNRRLEGKERQPPISFADGMVQLPRALYERNADRVELGTAVERIVPEGTGYRLETEAGGRTVDHVVVTVRADVAAGLLADVDAGSARALRRLYYNPLAYVHLVSEADPDGYGYQVRHDDPLHTLGVTWNASLFDRDGVYTCFLGGMENPGLVDRPADELGHIAAEEFETVMGASADVVNVTRHPRGIPAYDGSWTAMESVDLPEEITLASNYAGRMGVPARIREAKRLAERFAGADAANTAPVATTG, from the coding sequence ATGACGGTCGGTATCGTCGGCGCCGGCATCACGGGGCTCGCGCTCTCGCAGTACTGTCGCGAGCGCGGCGTCGACGCCGTGGCATACGAGGCGTCGGCCGATCCCGGCGGGGTCATCGGGTCCGAACGGGTCGACGGACGGGTGCTCGAACACGGCCCCCAGCGCACCCGCCTGACGCCCGAAATCGAGGCGCTCGTCGACGACTGCGGCCTCCGGTCGGACCTCCTGGTCGCCGACACCGACCTCCCGCTGTACGTCTACGCGGACGGCCGCCTTCGGCGAGTGCCCTTCTCCCCCCGGGAGTTCCTGTCGACCGACCTGCTCTCGACGCGGGGCAAACTCCGCCTGCTCGCGGAGCCGCTGACCGGCGGCGCCCGCGACGACGAGACGGCAGCGGACTACTTCGTCCGGAAGTTCGGCACCGAAGCGTACCACAACCTCGTCGAACCGCTGTTCGGTGGCATCTACGGCTCCGATCCGGCCGAGATGCCCGGGAAGTACGCCCTCCGGACGGTCCGCAAGATGGAGCGTTCGGGAAGTCTCGTGTGGGCGGCGGTCAACCGGCGCCTCGAGGGGAAGGAGCGCCAGCCCCCGATCTCCTTCGCCGACGGGATGGTCCAACTCCCCCGCGCACTCTACGAGCGCAACGCCGATCGCGTGGAACTGGGGACGGCGGTCGAGCGCATCGTCCCCGAGGGGACGGGGTATCGACTCGAAACCGAGGCGGGAGGGCGGACCGTCGACCACGTGGTCGTGACGGTACGGGCCGACGTGGCGGCGGGGCTGCTAGCGGACGTCGACGCCGGGAGCGCCCGGGCGCTTCGCCGCCTCTACTACAACCCGCTCGCGTACGTCCACCTCGTCTCGGAGGCCGATCCCGACGGCTACGGCTATCAGGTGCGCCACGACGACCCGCTCCACACCCTCGGTGTGACCTGGAACGCCAGCCTGTTCGACCGCGACGGCGTCTACACCTGCTTTCTCGGCGGCATGGAGAATCCGGGGCTGGTCGACCGCCCGGCGGACGAACTCGGGCACATCGCGGCCGAGGAGTTCGAGACGGTGATGGGCGCGTCCGCCGACGTGGTGAACGTCACGCGCCACCCGCGCGGCATCCCCGCCTACGACGGGTCGTGGACGGCGATGGAGTCGGTCGACCTCCCCGAGGAGATCACGCTGGCGTCGAACTACGCCGGGCGGATGGGCGTCCCGGCGCGAATCCGCGAGGCAAAGCGGCTGGCCGAACGGTTCGCGGGGGCCGACGCGGCCAATACGGCGCCGGTCGCGACTACCGGCTGA
- the hemE gene encoding uroporphyrinogen decarboxylase, with product MTHLLVRAARGERTERPPVWLMRQAGRHIPEYREIRADYGFREAIETPEVATRITLLPWELYEPDGLVMFSDILTVLEPLGFDYHLESGVGPVVENPVDGPADADRPRGSVADDLGFVGALLDNLVERVGSETAIIGFAGGPFTLASYAVAGGTSRNHGPVRRFRARHPEAFRTLLSAFADVVREYLEYQADHGADVVQLFDTYAGVLSPADYREFVLPLHREILSDLSVPSIVFVRNMSGRLDSLEATGADVVGLDWTVDMADAREQLGDRPVQGNLDPQYLFGSPDFVRERTTEVIDAAGPRGHILNLGHGVDRDTPVESVLAFVETAKSISR from the coding sequence ATGACGCACCTCCTCGTCCGCGCGGCACGGGGCGAACGAACGGAGCGCCCGCCCGTCTGGCTGATGCGACAGGCCGGGCGGCATATCCCCGAATACCGGGAGATCCGCGCCGATTACGGGTTCCGCGAGGCTATCGAGACGCCGGAGGTGGCCACCCGGATCACGCTCCTGCCGTGGGAGCTGTACGAACCGGACGGGCTGGTGATGTTCTCCGACATCCTGACCGTCCTCGAACCGCTGGGGTTCGACTATCATCTCGAGAGCGGGGTCGGCCCCGTCGTCGAGAACCCCGTCGACGGGCCTGCGGACGCCGACCGCCCCCGCGGATCGGTGGCCGACGACCTCGGTTTCGTCGGCGCGCTCCTCGACAACCTGGTCGAACGGGTCGGGTCGGAGACGGCCATCATCGGCTTCGCCGGCGGCCCCTTCACGCTCGCCTCCTACGCCGTCGCCGGCGGCACCTCGCGCAACCACGGCCCCGTGCGACGCTTCCGGGCTCGCCACCCGGAGGCGTTCCGGACGCTGCTCTCGGCGTTCGCCGACGTGGTCCGGGAGTATCTGGAGTATCAGGCCGACCACGGCGCCGACGTAGTCCAGCTATTCGACACCTACGCCGGCGTGCTCTCGCCGGCCGACTACCGCGAGTTCGTCCTGCCGCTCCACCGCGAGATCCTGTCGGACCTCTCGGTGCCCTCCATCGTCTTCGTTCGCAACATGAGCGGGCGACTCGACAGTCTGGAGGCGACGGGCGCCGACGTGGTCGGCCTCGACTGGACGGTCGACATGGCCGACGCCCGCGAGCAACTCGGCGACCGCCCCGTGCAAGGCAACCTCGATCCCCAGTACCTCTTCGGATCGCCCGACTTCGTTCGCGAGCGGACGACGGAGGTCATCGACGCCGCCGGACCGCGCGGCCACATCCTCAACCTCGGCCACGGCGTCGACCGCGATACCCCCGTCGAGTCGGTGCTGGCGTTCGTCGAGACGGCGAAGTCGATCAGCCGGTAG
- a CDS encoding winged helix-turn-helix transcriptional regulator: MAIETGTEDAETCYVIDSLEQIGSQWRLAVLHDLQGGEKRFNELKRSTGASSRTLSRVVDDLQEMGFVDRRLEEDAPVATYYSLTEKGEALCPVFDAIGDWAREWVAEEELGG, from the coding sequence ATGGCGATAGAGACGGGAACCGAGGACGCGGAGACCTGCTATGTCATCGACTCACTCGAACAGATCGGCTCCCAGTGGCGGTTGGCGGTCCTCCACGACCTGCAGGGCGGGGAGAAGCGGTTCAACGAACTCAAGCGGTCGACGGGTGCGAGTTCCCGGACGCTCTCGCGGGTCGTCGACGACTTACAGGAGATGGGCTTCGTCGACCGGCGACTGGAGGAGGACGCGCCGGTGGCGACGTACTACTCGCTGACCGAGAAAGGCGAGGCGCTCTGTCCGGTGTTCGACGCCATCGGCGACTGGGCGAGGGAGTGGGTCGCCGAGGAGGAACTGGGTGGCTGA
- a CDS encoding DoxX family protein: MAFDTAGAGVAFLLARLLFGAVLAFTGLNHFQNAEGMIGYAQSKGIPMASLGVPASGGLLIAGGLGIVLGVFPTLAAGALAVFLAVATPTMHDFWNAPEEQYQDEFNNFLKNAALLGGSLAFLVFASEPWPLAVNVGL; this comes from the coding sequence ATGGCCTTCGACACCGCCGGCGCGGGCGTCGCCTTCCTACTCGCCCGCCTCCTGTTCGGCGCCGTCCTCGCTTTCACTGGACTGAACCACTTTCAGAACGCGGAGGGCATGATCGGCTACGCACAGTCCAAGGGGATTCCCATGGCGTCGCTCGGCGTCCCGGCCTCCGGTGGCCTCCTGATCGCCGGCGGGCTTGGCATCGTCCTCGGCGTCTTCCCGACGCTCGCGGCAGGCGCCCTCGCCGTCTTCCTCGCCGTCGCGACGCCGACGATGCACGACTTCTGGAACGCGCCCGAGGAACAGTACCAGGACGAGTTCAACAACTTCCTCAAGAACGCCGCCCTCCTCGGTGGCTCGCTCGCTTTCCTCGTGTTCGCGAGCGAGCCGTGGCCGCTCGCCGTGAACGTCGGACTCTGA
- a CDS encoding DUF6789 family protein: MANEPRTETAVEEPALGESEEPLSLRSITSAFVGGAAGLIAMSPLIAGVPILLGIFQLESLARLAEFVISQADATLGLLFFGGGGVVVLPLFFIVTATFLPPKQPRYLRGATISSFFWVGFVYIFWPAGGVFINATFVVVTLVSHWIYGAVLGLVMQRLTGIPEHAV; encoded by the coding sequence ATGGCCAACGAGCCTCGGACGGAGACGGCCGTCGAGGAACCGGCCCTTGGAGAGAGCGAGGAACCACTGTCCCTGCGGAGCATCACGAGCGCCTTCGTCGGTGGCGCCGCCGGCCTCATCGCTATGTCGCCGCTGATCGCCGGGGTCCCGATTCTGCTCGGCATCTTCCAACTGGAGTCGCTCGCGCGGCTTGCCGAGTTCGTCATCTCACAGGCCGACGCCACCCTTGGGCTGCTGTTTTTCGGCGGCGGCGGCGTCGTCGTCCTCCCGCTCTTTTTCATCGTCACGGCGACGTTTCTCCCCCCGAAGCAGCCCCGATACCTGCGCGGGGCCACCATCAGTTCCTTCTTCTGGGTCGGCTTCGTCTACATCTTCTGGCCCGCCGGGGGCGTGTTCATCAACGCGACGTTCGTGGTCGTCACGCTCGTGTCACACTGGATCTACGGCGCCGTCCTCGGACTCGTGATGCAACGACTCACCGGTATTCCGGAACACGCCGTCTGA
- a CDS encoding DUF7410 domain-containing protein, with translation MFPDADRGDARGTVTTPETAVRADETVAAVCPYCRRPFAEREAHDLHVGERHAEACSAVERDAYAAAREAERDALFYFHLRVVAAIGVLYTITVLLYMIALGGGFL, from the coding sequence GTGTTCCCCGACGCCGACCGCGGCGACGCGCGTGGGACCGTCACGACCCCCGAGACGGCGGTCCGCGCCGACGAGACCGTGGCCGCCGTCTGTCCCTACTGCCGTCGCCCCTTCGCCGAGCGCGAGGCTCACGACCTGCACGTCGGCGAGCGCCACGCCGAGGCCTGTTCGGCGGTCGAGCGCGACGCGTACGCGGCCGCCCGCGAGGCCGAACGCGACGCGCTGTTTTACTTCCACCTGCGGGTCGTCGCGGCGATCGGCGTCCTCTATACGATCACCGTCCTCCTCTATATGATCGCCCTCGGCGGCGGCTTCCTGTAG
- a CDS encoding cytochrome C oxidase subunit IV family protein encodes MTRLKLYTAIYVVLFVSATVQVLVEGAGLPYGRAFALIMALSFVKAAVVAGYYQHLRWEPRSLTYLVGLGLLAALALTVASTYSIT; translated from the coding sequence ATGACCAGGCTCAAACTCTATACCGCGATATACGTCGTCCTGTTCGTCTCGGCGACGGTACAGGTGCTCGTCGAAGGGGCCGGGCTCCCGTACGGGCGGGCATTCGCGCTCATCATGGCGCTGTCGTTCGTCAAGGCCGCCGTCGTCGCGGGCTACTACCAGCATCTCCGGTGGGAGCCGCGGTCGCTCACGTATCTCGTCGGACTGGGGCTGCTCGCGGCGCTGGCGTTGACCGTCGCCTCGACGTACTCGATCACCTGA